GGATGAGTGATGAGGCTGGACTGTCAAGAAGATCCTGGACTACGACCCGGCCAGGAGACCCTCGGCGTCTGAGTTGAAGCATCCATGGCTTGCTGCTATTGGGACAGAAATGGATACAGAACCTAACGAATAATGCATGATTTATCAACTATTCCTCCTGGTACTTGGGCACCTTCTCGCCAGCCCGCCACTTGTATTTACTGCCTGGATGGTCCTCCGGCAGTCGGATCTGGCCCTCCCCAAGGTAGGCCTCTCTGGCTGTGGCGCCCTCCTTGTCGACCTTGTCCCTGAACAGTCCTCTGGCGCGCAGCTCTGGCAGCAGGAACTCAATGACATCTTCGAAGCTGCCAGGATTCGTGATATGGGCCAGATTGAAGCCATCCACGCCCGAGATCTCCACCCAGCgctccagctcatcagccACGGTCTTCCCACTCCCAATGAGCTTGGTCTGGATCCCTCCAACACTCAAGAACTCGAcaatcctcctcttcgtccacgGCAGGTTATCCGTCCCGGGCACCGTCGACGCCCATCGCTTGACAATCGACTGCACGCGCGTTGCCTCTGCAAACCTGaagtcctcatcatcaggaTACTTGGACAGATCCACCCCCGTCCACCCCCCAAACAGCGCCTGCACGCCCTCCTGGTCCGCATACTTCAagaactcctccttcttcgcaaacgcctcctcatccgtcGCCGCAACAATAATCGTAATGCCCACAATCACCTTGATATGCGCCGGATCCctcccctcatcctccgccaccTTGCGAATATTCTGAACAGTACTCCTCACCCCCTCCGGCGTCTGCCCCGCAACAAAAATCGCCTCCCCATGCTTTCCCCCAAACCCATTCCCAGCCTCACTAACCCCGGCCTGAAACAAAAACGGCGTGCGCTGCACCGACGGCTCACAGAAATGCGGGCCGGGCACATTAAAATACTTGCCCGCGTGGTGTATCTGCCGCACCGCATCAGGCGCGATATACACCCCGCTCTGCTCATCCTTCACCACGGCGTCGTCCCGGAAGCTGCCCTCCCATAGTTTATACAGGACCTCCATGTACTCGTGCGCGCGGCGATACCGTTCATCATGCTCGATCTGCTCGCTCAGACCGAAATTCCGCGCCGCGGAGTCTAGGTACGAGGTGACGATGTTCCACGCGATCCGGCCCTCCGCCAGATGATCCACGGTCGTCAACCGCCTCGCAAGCGAATACGGAGCCTCATATGTAAGACTGGCCGTAACGCCGAAGATGAGATTCTTTGTTGCTTCTGCCATCGCGGGGACGAGATACAGCGGGTCGTTAACGGGGTACTGCGCGCCTGAAGCTAGTGCGGGACCGACGTTCGCGGGACCCTTGTAGACGTCGTAGGGGCCGAGTGTGTCTGCGATGAACATCGCGTGGAAACCGGCGTTGTCGAGCAGTTTGGCGAGGTCCGTCCAGAACGAGAGTTTGGTGTAATTTGCGGTTTTGTTGCGTGGGTGGCGCCATTGGCCGGGGGCCATGTGGGCGGGCGTGTTCATGACAAAGGCATTGAGGATGATTTGTTTTTTGCCGGTGGCAGTGGTATTCGACATGATGGTATGATATCTTGTCAATGGTTTTGATTATAATTTTGTTTTTGAAAGAGAGGAGGGGTAGCGGGGACAGCTCTCTTAAGTCGTGCTTGTTATCGTTGGAGAGGCGCGCCATCTCGTCCCGCAAGCACGCCATCACTGCCCTCTTTGCACTCTCAATGGCTGGGAGTAAGTATTTCTCCTGTTAATTATCAACAGCAAGAGGGGCACGATCACGATAGTTTCCCCAAGGTCTCTCGGCCGGGAGTGCACGCAAGCTGTCGCAATGGTGTCCCGCAACGGCGTCATACAGCGggacaataataatatagtctaGAATGCATGCACGCATCAGCATTAATATTATACAGGATCATGTTCCTATCAGGTTTTCATGTACATAGAAGCTTCACAGCTTACCAATTAAATCCCAAACTCCAATACCAACCATCATGACAATACATCCAATCCAGTAACATGGCATATAACCCATCAAACAGATCCATTAAACAACTACACCCCCGGCGCAACATGCCGTACATTCTCCTCCCTGACACCATCAGGATCCGAAACCCTGTCGCTCCTCTCCTCCGTAACATCCCACTGCACCTCCTTGAAAATCCTCACGCCTCCCGCACCAGAAGCAGAATGCGAATCCGCCATCTCGTCGCCATTCTCCGCAAGTTCCACCTCGTCAGTAAGCACCGTATGCTCGCCCCTCGGCCGCCGCCACGACCGCAGCGTCGTGTTTCCGCCTGTCTTGCCGTAGCTGGCGTAGTTCTTGAAGTAGCGCGCAGCGGATGAGTTCTCGCCGATGAGCTTGGGGGCGTAGCGGCGGAGGAAGTGTCGGAGGAAGGGGAGGCATGGGCAGATGATTATGAAGTTTGATTCGACGTTGCTGTGCGTGGTAATCAGTTAGTTTGTTTCTAAGATTGGTTCTTAGACTGGGATGTTTTAGGATGGTACGTACATCCAGATATCTGTCCAGGCGATGCGGTATGTTGGGTCGGAGGACTGtaggaaggggaagagggtgACCAGGCGGATGATACTTGTTATCACGGTTCTAAAGTTATCTCATTAGCTTGTTCTCCATATACCCCCTCGTAGAGGATACAGAGTAGTAAGTAGGACTCACGCgcaaccaacaacaaacatAAAAAACAACCCAACCTTCTGAATCGTCGGCATATTCAAGCTGGCCAAAACGGGCAGAGGCACAATCAGCAACGCCACATCGGTAACCGTATTCGTGACCGCCGTCGCAGTGTATAGGCCCTTCTGGTCAATACACGTCCCATCAATACTCGTGTTCCACGCCCTCGCAATCGGTTTGCACGCGAATATCAGCGCAAAGGCAATGGCCACACTGTAGCCTACGACCACGGCCGCGATGACGTACAGACAGTATCGGTAGAATCTTCGCTGGGCGACGATGCGGTAGTAGATTATGATGAGGGAGGCTTTGGCGAGGGCTAGGGCGGGGACGTAGACGATGCCGGCGACGAAGACGGTCTGGTGAGTTGGATGGTGAGCAGGTGAAGATAGATAGCGTAGGGGATCGTACCTTTTGGTATTCCAGGAACACCTGCGGCGTGACATTCCAAAGGTGTATGCCGAGGCCGCCGTGTGTGTATCCATCTGGGCCGTTAGACTGAGACAACAGTAAGCAGGGAGGTTCCTTACAGAGACACACGGCTTGAGTTGCTATGGAGAAGACCTGCAAGTGGCGCATTAGTTTGGGATACAATACAATGCCTGCCCTCAGGTGAAACATACCCAAGCACCTACTATTGACACTGCAGTTGGTCAGTATAGTGGCATAGCAAAACAAACTGGAACTCACCATCATCCCAGCCCAGCTTGTTCAGCAGGGCAGCCTTGGTATAAACCCGCAATGCCAGGCACGTCGTACAAAAGACAAGGCCAGCAATAATCACCGCGCGGTTCTCAAGATACAGCCACGGATTCGAATAGTCAGGGTTAAAAGTCTCGCCCTCCGGGACAGGGGCCACGCCCTTCTGGCCCTCAGACATCACGGCTCAAGGTACCAGCAGCGGCTGTTTTCGAAACGACGGAGAGAATTATGGAGTCGGTTCTTTCCGTCTGGGGCAAGCAGGCTATCAGTACGTAGCCTGAGCCTCGACAGGTTCCTGAGAGCAGTTCCCAGCGGGGAGCAGCATAAATATGACAGCGAACTCGGATCAGCACCAGGAAAGAGCGTCAGGAGAAGCCATCGCCATGCAGATAGAGTTCCGGGGCCGAAACAAgcgcagaagcagaaagtcTGCTAGTCAGGCCATATTGGCCTGATTCCGGGCTCCGAGACTATGGCAGCCAGCGGGAATAACAATCGTCATTGTGAAGGCGACTCAGGCAAGTGGCTTACGAATAGAGCGGCGCTGCCAGTGCAAGAATGGCCTCGGAAGCGAATCTCCACGCATCAAGGTTCAACGGTGGACTTAAGAAGGTTGGCAGGATCGCAACCCCTGTCATATCGGTTTCACAGACACGCAGAGCCTGCGATAGGGCATCCGGAGCCGCCGTGGGCCTTACCCGTTGGTGGAGGCAGGTTAGTCTGGCCTGAGTCTGGCTTACTGTGGGGTTATCATTATCGAGTGAAGGTTCGGTTTGCTCTGGTCAATTACTGACTATCGTTCTTGATTAGGCAATTCGTGTTATTTTAGTGGCAGACTGGCAGtacggaggaggagggagacggGGCTccgctgcggcgctgcagtAGCCTCCACGACAGAAATGATAATGGCTTAACTGTGGAGCGTCTGGTGGAGATCTAGAAGGTTCATCGAGACTCATACCCCGCGATCGGCATCGAGAATCGCAGTATGCGATTTAGATTGATTTAGAGGGTGCATCGAGGCCCACCGTGTCACAGAATACTGTGCTCGTGTGCTGGCAGGCTGCGCGGGCTCCGCACATCTGCAGTGTTCAGTCTTCGTCGTCAGCACTTACACGGCATTGAGCTTGAATACCGTAAACTCGGCTGCCCCTGGCTAGACTTGACTGTTATTGAGAATGGTGCTGGGTTTACTTCGGAAATCGTCTCCCCCGATCTTCCCGCCAGTCCACACCATGTGGGCCATTATACCTTGCGGAATTAAGCCCCGATCCTTCTGTGCTGCATGAGTCTCCACTGGGGCCGTCTCCAATGGATCTTCGTTTCACAGACGCAGTCAAATGATGGATGGCTTGAGCAGAAGGTTTCATAGTTCTTACGGACGCTGAGGTGGCAATGAACAAGGGATTGAAGCATTAGTTCTTGATACAAGTATTAGAGTTTctaagtattaaatatctaaCCTGACCCCTGAACTATCTTCTCTCACACTGACTACGCCTCGCTGACCTTGAAGCCTCCAGGCACCTGGGTCTGGAAGACGCCATCAGGGTCATATCGTTGCGCCACTTCGCGGATATACTCGACACTCTCGTCGCCATATCCACCGAGCGGGTTCTGCGAGCCATCCGCGTAGTTGAGGTAGAC
The nucleotide sequence above comes from Aspergillus puulaauensis MK2 DNA, chromosome 3, nearly complete sequence. Encoded proteins:
- a CDS encoding LLM class flavin-dependent oxidoreductase (COG:C;~EggNog:ENOG410PU83;~InterPro:IPR011251,IPR016215,IPR036661;~PFAM:PF00296;~go_function: GO:0004497 - monooxygenase activity [Evidence IEA];~go_function: GO:0016705 - oxidoreductase activity, acting on paired donors, with incorporation or reduction of molecular oxygen [Evidence IEA];~go_process: GO:0055114 - oxidation-reduction process [Evidence IEA]) encodes the protein MSNTTATGKKQIILNAFVMNTPAHMAPGQWRHPRNKTANYTKLSFWTDLAKLLDNAGFHAMFIADTLGPYDVYKGPANVGPALASGAQYPVNDPLYLVPAMAEATKNLIFGVTASLTYEAPYSLARRLTTVDHLAEGRIAWNIVTSYLDSAARNFGLSEQIEHDERYRRAHEYMEVLYKLWEGSFRDDAVVKDEQSGVYIAPDAVRQIHHAGKYFNVPGPHFCEPSVQRTPFLFQAGVSEAGNGFGGKHGEAIFVAGQTPEGVRSTVQNIRKVAEDEGRDPAHIKVIVGITIIVAATDEEAFAKKEEFLKYADQEGVQALFGGWTGVDLSKYPDDEDFRFAEATRVQSIVKRWASTVPGTDNLPWTKRRIVEFLSVGGIQTKLIGSGKTVADELERWVEISGVDGFNLAHITNPGSFEDVIEFLLPELRARGLFRDKVDKEGATAREAYLGEGQIRLPEDHPGSKYKWRAGEKVPKYQEE
- a CDS encoding uncharacterized protein (COG:S;~EggNog:ENOG410PNPP;~TransMembrane:7 (o32-51i63-84o108-131i143-166o186-209i221-242o262-280i)), with protein sequence MSEGQKGVAPVPEGETFNPDYSNPWLYLENRAVIIAGLVFCTTCLALRVYTKAALLNKLGWDDVSIVGAWVFSIATQAVCLYGYTHGGLGIHLWNVTPQVFLEYQKTVFVAGIVYVPALALAKASLIIIYYRIVAQRRFYRYCLYVIAAVVVGYSVAIAFALIFACKPIARAWNTSIDGTCIDQKGLYTATAVTNTVTDVALLIVPLPVLASLNMPTIQKVGLFFMFVVGCATVITSIIRLVTLFPFLQSSDPTYRIAWTDIWINVESNFIIICPCLPFLRHFLRRYAPKLIGENSSAARYFKNYASYGKTGGNTTLRSWRRPRGEHTVLTDEVELAENGDEMADSHSASGAGGVRIFKEVQWDVTEERSDRVSDPDGVREENVRHVAPGV